Part of the Carassius auratus strain Wakin chromosome 8, ASM336829v1, whole genome shotgun sequence genome is shown below.
CAAGTGAGTATCAGAAAAGATACCTAATGaggaaaaaggtaaaaaaaataaaaataaaaatgagtcaGTAAAAAGTtgcatatcatttattattatatagaaagTGTTTATCATAATGAACTTTAGTTAAAAACAGCGCATTGTAAAACAGCTAGCGATCTCAAAAATATTGGTTAATATTGATTAATGCAAGTACTAGGGGTGGAGTCTGCAGGCTACACATCTTTGCAATGGAAAATCCATATCCTTTgtaaattaacttaaatatttgaaGATACTGATAACCCACTGGCTGTGCTGTTTAGAGATGtaataaatgctttgaaaatccatCCCTGCAGAGACACAACCCCTGATGtgtcacacacagagacacaatctgaagtaacaatgacctgcatgTCTGCAGTACTCAGCTCCCGAATTCCAAACAAAACTTCACAGAAATCAACCATTCGTCTTTCGGTTTTAGAACAGAAAGTACATTTACAAAGATGTACCTTCTGACAGAAAATTGGCGGTTGCAGAGTCATGAAAAACCACACCATCGTTCAGCTTGACTGAGTTCCTCACTTGCAACATTCTCATAAGGTAACGCACACCTTCTTGAAGACACTGTGAAGACATGGAGCATTGCAACACTTACTCAAGTCATGGCCACTAAAACTGGCACTGTGGAGTGAGAGGTTGGTGAAAGAACCTTAAGGAACGTggctttgttcttcttgatccaTTGCTTGCGTTGGTGTAGTGTGTGGCAGTACATATATAATAATGCCCCACGCCTCCAGTATAGGCACTCCAACAGCTCCAGCCCCAGAACAGACTGCACCTGATCCGAACCACAGCATCACACTACAGTTACTCACAGAACAGCTTTCTAATCTTATTCAGTCTATGCAAATTCAACTTGATTACAGTGTAGACCTgaaggttttaatttaatttatgctatGGGTGCTTAGagtaaagacaattttttttctgaacaccCACATATAAAGTCATGATGCATAAAAAGTTGCACTTATGTTGCACATAAACGAACAAAATAATTATACTGTGCTGCATAAATTGCCACATTTCCAAATTGCACAGGTGGTCTGTAACCCAAAATATTAACCAGTGGGAGTTGATGCCTTATTTAGAATCAACAGCAAATAATGAAACTAATTGTTCTAAGTAAATATATTCTACAGATACAGAAATACAACACCTCTTGAGCAGGTACCAGTCGCCCAGCTAACACCTCTGGCTCTGTCAAGTCCTGTAGCAACTGCTGGATTTTGAAAGGGGAAGTGTCCTCAGGAAACTCCTGATCTACAAGCCTGTTTTCCTCATAGAATGTAATGTCCAAAACAACCTGTAGAAAAGTAGGTAAAACAATAGGTCATATGAGCCATTAAATCAAAAACAAGAAATCTgcagtgttttttaaatgaaatttaagactttataaaGCCCTGGACAAATACAATAATGTATGAAGAACAAacccataaaataaataatatattgcttATTCTTTTACTCAATTGAACAGACTGGGAACACAAACATCTGCAAACCATGGTaaatggacataaaaaaaaatacattttttcaataTGTACATAGGTATTGAAAGTGGCTTatgtacaaataattaaatataaattaggtATCGATCAATTTTGGATTGCAGTAGGCCATATTGTTTTTCTCCTTCAAATTTAAGACCTcctaaatttatatttatgacTTCGCATGAAGTCCTTTGATGCAACTGAATTCCCtgtgaaatcttaaaaaaaaatgtaactagtATTTTTCCTTAAATTAACTAACATGAATGCTAATATAAAGGctgaaaaattatattcaattaataAGACAACACTTCCAAATTAACTGTTTTATTCACATATCACACATTTCAATAGATAGCTAAGCTAAGCTTAAGGGAATGCTACAGGGTGAGACCAGTGTTATGTGAAGTACCTGTGTATAATCCTGCAGCAGTTTAGGGAGGCTGCTGCTCTCTCCTCCATGTCTATAATAGCTTTTCAACTTGTCTAGTATGGAAGATGCATTCTGTAAGTAGTCATCATCtaggaaggggaaaaaaacaacaacaatatgttaatatttaacaTCTAACAGAGGACATACAACATGAAAGTTTATAATTGGTTGTCTGAAAAAACAGTGGTGAATACATAtcgttcttttttttaaatacattttaaagctttGAAATGTGTTACCTAAAGCAAAGCTTTTATTATAGACCAAAAGAAACGACACTGTATTTCATATAACAATAGCAAAGAGGAAACCCTTGTATGTCTTCTGTTTTATTCTGATCACATCATGGGAATAATTcaactgaaacatttaaaaataaaaaccattagtGTGTAACGTTACACTACGTATAAGTGAAAGGACCTAAAACgccaatatattttacaaatctaCATAATTTCagattaaagtaaataaacatgGCAGAAATGTGATCATTTGATCATACATTGgttactatttttatattaacgaGACCTGGCTGCAGTAGACAAAATACTTATTGGATAATTCTGCTAAAAGAGTTTGACAGCACGTTAAATTCCTATTTATCTCTGATATAATTTAAAGTGAGATCGTAATATCACATTGCAGAATACGTATAACTaaatatgttgttttatattatttgtgcGTCGTTCTGTATCATTGCATGACCACATGCGACTTCATTAACGCAAAATGTATCTAAATAACTAGCCAAAACATGTGAAAAATTACATAAAGTAATAAACGtgctttacattttacattatcttGCGGTTTAGTAGAAGTACTATGGTGTTCGTATAAATTAGTTAGTCGAACGTTTGTCTAATAAACAGGGTGATCGATGTGCGGGAAAATGTTTGTTGTGATTCGCAGGAATGCTAACGCAGAGCGGCTAAGCTAACTAGCCAACGATGACAACACCGGGCTGATTAAGCTTAAGAACCTGCGTGATCTATAATAACAGGAGTCTGGTTTTGCGCAACTGACGACATGATTCCTGGTTACCTGGTTTTTCAGTCCGAAGAGTGGCACACTTATTATCTAACTCAAAAATCCTCCTTTCCAGTTCGACGCTTCGTCTGTAGTCGTCGGCCATGACTGCAAACGACAGTCACGTGACGAGCGCACGATTACTCACGTGCAGAGGATTACATAGATGTTTTGTACTTTCGTTTCATTCATAAACTTCACGCTTGGCACGTATATCAAAGCAAGAGCATACTTTGTCCACTCTTATCCAAATTATTCCCATAATTCCCGTTGTTTGATTACAGAGGGTTTAAATATTGGCAGAAGTGATGAAT
Proteins encoded:
- the rimoc1 gene encoding RAB7A-interacting MON1-CCZ1 complex subunit 1, producing MADDYRRSVELERRIFELDNKCATLRTEKPDDDYLQNASSILDKLKSYYRHGGESSSLPKLLQDYTQVVLDITFYEENRLVDQEFPEDTSPFKIQQLLQDLTEPEVLAGRLVPAQEVQSVLGLELLECLYWRRGALLYMYCHTLHQRKQWIKKNKATFLKCLQEGVRYLMRMLQVRNSVKLNDGVVFHDSATANFLSEGIFSDTHLLTMMYIGEMCFWAVKYEDCSMDTTERKEDRLHFRDIGTQILHKYVLACEGPLQGQGWNTENAKEILSILQ